Proteins from one Flavobacterium branchiarum genomic window:
- the purL gene encoding phosphoribosylformylglycinamidine synthase, with protein sequence MIHFFENQSKTVFAVQTQNEISAQDISKLNWLFADSNKIEKSVLTDFFVGPRATMITPWSTNAVEITQNMGISGIIRIEEFYPATTEFSDFDPMLSQKYTELNQEIFTINVQPEAILDIDDIAAYNKTEGLALSQEEVDYLDNLAIKLGRKLTDSEIFAFSQANSEHCRHKIFNGTFVIDGEEKETSLFKLIKKTSQENPNDIVSAYKDNVAFVKGPRVQQFAPKTADKPDFYEVKEFDSVISLKAETHNFPTTVEPFNGAATGSGGEIRDRLAGGQGSLPLAGTAVYMTSYSRLAKDREWENAVEERKWLYQTPMDILIKASNGASDFGNKFGQPLITGSVLTFEHEEDNRKIGYDKVIMQAGGIGYGKLDQAIKKKPQEGDKIVILGGENYRIGMGGAAVSSADTGAFGSGIELNAIQRSNPEMQKRAANAIRGLVESDNNPIVSIHDHGAGGHLNCLSELVEETGGLIDLDKLPVGDPTLSAKEIIGNESQERMGLVIGQKDIDILQRIADRERSPMYQVGDVTADHRFTFESKSTGAKPMDYALEDFFGSSPKTIMTDKTIDRNYAAVAYTTADFENYLQSVLRLEAVASKDWLTNKVDRCVGGKVAKQQNTGPLQLPLNNCGVMALDYLGKEGIATSIGHAPIAALIDPVAGSRNAIAESLSNIVWAPIKDKMKGISLSANWMWACKNEGEDARLYAAVEGCSEFAIELGINIPTGKDSLSMKQKYPNDEVIAPGTVIISAGGNCTDIKKVVEPVLQKNGDSIYYINLSQDAFKLGGSSFAQIRNTIGNETSTIKDASFFKNAFNTIQELIEDNQILAGHDIGSGGLITTLLEMCFADVNLGAKIDFSAFAEKDLLKILFAENIGIVFQAKSNAAVEAKLNTNNIEFFKIGTVTTTETLEVGDWSLNIPKYRDIWFETSYLLDQKQSKNGRAQARFENYKNQALNYTFPAHFTGKKPVIDSSKPKPKAAIIREKGSNSEREMANAMYLAGFDVKDVHMTDLISGRETLEDIQFIGAVGGFSNSDVLGSAKGWAGAFLYNEKAKTALDNFFKREDTLSVGICNGCQLFMELEVINPEHEIHGKMLHNESNKHESIFTSVKVQENNSVMLSSLAGSTLGVWVSHGEGKFNLPLAEENYNIVSKYAYEGYPANPNGSDYNTAMLCDKTGRHLVMMPHIERSTFQWNWAHYPKDRNDEVSPWHEAFVNARKWIDKI encoded by the coding sequence ATGATTCATTTCTTTGAAAACCAAAGCAAAACTGTTTTTGCAGTACAAACGCAAAACGAAATTTCGGCTCAAGACATTTCAAAATTAAACTGGCTTTTTGCCGACTCCAATAAAATAGAAAAATCCGTACTAACGGATTTTTTTGTTGGCCCACGTGCCACTATGATTACCCCTTGGAGTACCAATGCTGTTGAGATTACTCAGAACATGGGAATTTCTGGCATTATCAGAATTGAAGAATTTTATCCGGCAACTACTGAATTTTCAGATTTTGACCCGATGCTTTCGCAAAAGTATACTGAACTGAATCAAGAAATCTTCACTATCAACGTACAACCAGAAGCTATTTTGGACATCGATGATATTGCTGCTTACAACAAAACCGAAGGGTTAGCTTTAAGCCAAGAAGAAGTAGATTATTTAGACAATCTTGCGATTAAACTAGGACGTAAATTAACTGACTCTGAAATCTTTGCTTTCTCACAAGCGAATTCAGAGCACTGTCGTCACAAAATTTTCAACGGAACTTTTGTGATTGACGGAGAAGAAAAAGAAACGTCTTTATTTAAATTAATCAAAAAAACATCTCAAGAAAACCCTAACGATATCGTTTCGGCTTACAAAGATAATGTGGCGTTTGTAAAAGGGCCACGTGTACAACAGTTTGCTCCAAAAACAGCAGACAAACCAGACTTCTACGAAGTAAAAGAATTTGATTCGGTTATTTCATTAAAAGCCGAAACGCATAACTTCCCTACGACTGTAGAGCCTTTTAACGGTGCTGCAACTGGATCAGGAGGAGAAATTCGTGACCGTCTTGCAGGAGGACAAGGTTCATTGCCACTTGCAGGAACTGCTGTTTATATGACATCTTACTCTCGTTTAGCAAAAGATCGTGAATGGGAAAATGCTGTTGAAGAAAGAAAATGGTTGTATCAAACTCCAATGGATATCTTGATAAAAGCATCTAACGGAGCATCAGATTTTGGAAATAAATTTGGCCAACCATTAATCACAGGTTCTGTTTTAACTTTTGAACATGAAGAAGACAACCGCAAAATTGGTTATGATAAAGTAATCATGCAAGCTGGTGGAATCGGTTACGGAAAATTAGATCAAGCCATAAAAAAGAAACCACAAGAAGGAGACAAAATCGTTATTCTTGGTGGAGAAAATTATAGAATCGGAATGGGTGGAGCTGCGGTTTCATCTGCAGACACAGGTGCTTTTGGTTCAGGAATTGAATTAAATGCAATTCAACGTTCTAATCCAGAAATGCAAAAACGTGCTGCTAATGCCATTCGTGGTTTAGTAGAAAGTGATAACAATCCTATTGTTTCTATTCACGATCACGGAGCTGGAGGACACTTAAACTGTCTTTCGGAATTGGTAGAAGAAACTGGAGGTTTAATTGATTTGGACAAATTACCTGTTGGAGACCCAACGCTTTCTGCTAAAGAAATAATCGGAAACGAATCTCAAGAAAGAATGGGATTGGTAATTGGTCAAAAAGATATTGATATCCTACAAAGAATCGCTGACAGAGAGCGTTCTCCTATGTACCAAGTAGGTGACGTTACAGCGGATCACCGTTTTACTTTTGAATCAAAATCAACTGGAGCTAAACCTATGGATTATGCGCTTGAAGATTTCTTCGGAAGTTCTCCAAAAACAATAATGACCGATAAAACTATCGATAGAAATTATGCTGCTGTTGCTTATACTACAGCTGATTTCGAAAATTATTTACAAAGCGTTTTACGTTTAGAAGCTGTTGCATCAAAAGACTGGTTAACAAACAAAGTGGACCGTTGTGTAGGTGGAAAAGTGGCTAAACAACAAAATACAGGACCATTACAATTGCCATTAAACAATTGTGGTGTAATGGCTTTGGATTATTTAGGAAAAGAAGGAATTGCAACTTCTATTGGGCATGCTCCTATTGCTGCTTTAATTGATCCTGTTGCAGGAAGCCGTAATGCTATTGCCGAATCTTTATCAAATATTGTTTGGGCTCCAATTAAAGACAAAATGAAAGGAATTTCATTGTCTGCAAACTGGATGTGGGCTTGTAAAAACGAAGGAGAAGATGCTCGTTTATATGCAGCTGTTGAAGGTTGTTCAGAATTTGCAATCGAATTAGGAATCAATATTCCAACAGGAAAAGATTCTCTTTCGATGAAACAAAAATATCCAAATGATGAAGTGATTGCACCGGGAACGGTTATTATTTCGGCAGGTGGAAACTGTACTGACATTAAAAAAGTAGTTGAACCAGTTTTACAAAAAAATGGTGATTCTATTTATTATATCAATTTATCACAAGATGCGTTCAAATTAGGAGGTTCTTCTTTTGCACAAATCAGAAACACAATTGGAAACGAAACATCGACTATAAAAGATGCTTCATTCTTCAAAAATGCATTTAATACAATTCAGGAATTAATCGAAGACAATCAAATTCTTGCAGGACACGATATCGGAAGCGGTGGATTAATCACTACTTTATTAGAAATGTGTTTTGCTGATGTGAATTTAGGTGCTAAAATTGATTTTTCTGCTTTCGCTGAAAAAGACCTTTTAAAAATCCTTTTCGCAGAGAATATCGGAATTGTTTTCCAAGCAAAATCTAATGCAGCTGTTGAAGCTAAATTAAACACTAACAACATCGAATTCTTCAAAATTGGAACTGTAACAACTACAGAAACTCTTGAAGTTGGAGATTGGTCATTAAATATTCCTAAATACAGAGACATTTGGTTTGAAACTTCTTACTTATTAGATCAAAAACAATCTAAAAACGGAAGAGCACAAGCTCGTTTCGAGAACTACAAAAATCAAGCTTTAAACTATACATTCCCAGCACATTTTACAGGTAAAAAACCAGTAATCGATAGTTCAAAACCAAAACCTAAAGCTGCTATTATTCGTGAAAAAGGAAGTAATTCTGAGCGAGAAATGGCAAATGCAATGTACTTAGCAGGTTTTGATGTAAAAGATGTTCACATGACCGATTTAATTTCTGGTCGTGAAACTCTTGAAGACATTCAGTTTATTGGTGCAGTTGGAGGATTCTCTAACTCAGATGTTTTAGGTTCTGCAAAAGGTTGGGCTGGCGCTTTCTTATATAACGAAAAAGCTAAAACTGCTTTGGATAATTTCTTTAAGAGAGAAGATACGCTATCTGTAGGAATCTGTAACGGTTGCCAATTGTTTATGGAACTTGAAGTTATTAATCCAGAACATGAAATACATGGAAAAATGCTTCATAACGAAAGTAACAAACACGAAAGTATCTTTACTTCTGTAAAAGTTCAAGAAAACAACTCAGTAATGTTATCATCACTTGCAGGAAGCACACTTGGAGTTTGGGTTTCACACGGAGAAGGAAAATTCAATTTACCATTGGCCGAAGAAAACTATAATATCGTATCTAAATATGCATACGAAGGATATCCTGCAAATCCAAACGGATCTGATTACAACACAGCAATGCTATGTGATAAAACAGGAAGACACTTAGTAATGATGCCACATATTGAGCGTTCTACTTTCCAATGGAACTGGGCGCATTATCCAAAAGACAGAAACGACGAAGTTTCTCCTTGGCATGAGGCATTTGTAAACGCTAGAAAATGGATTGATAAAATCTAA
- a CDS encoding AMP-dependent synthetase/ligase, producing MVTITRLFDFPYYQKEKYNKKDALVTKRNGVWEKTSTEEYIAKSNAISRALLRMGIQKDDKIALITSNNRTEWHIMDIGILQTGAQTVPVYPTISEEDYEYVLNHSGSSYCFVSDKEVLNKVLAIKQNVPTLKDVFTFDEIAGAKNWSLLLTEGADESNQSEVEARKDSIATDDLATIIYTSGTTGRPKGVMLSHKNIVSNVLDSAPRIPFEPGLSIALSFLPICHIFERMVLYIYQYYGISVYFGESIDKLSDNLKEVRPNVITAVPRLLEKVYDKIYAKGGELTGVKKKLFFWAIDLGLRYEPNGANGFWYEFQLKIARKLIFSKWKEGLGGNIDLMVSGSAALQPRLTRVFAAAGIPVMEGYGLSETSPVISVNDTRNRGFKIGTVGKPIQNVEVKIAEDGEILCKGPNVMLGYYKDPEKTAEALQDGYFHTGDIGEIDSEGFLKITDRKKEMFKTSGGKYIAPQMIENMMKQSRFIEQIMVIGEGEKMPAAFIQPNFEFVKEWAKIHKIDLGDSNNDIITNVQVIKRVNEEVDSVNEKFGHWEKIKRFELTPDVWSIDGGQLTPTLKLKRKIIKEIYAPLYKKIYGE from the coding sequence ATGGTTACAATTACGAGACTTTTTGATTTTCCTTATTATCAGAAAGAAAAATACAACAAAAAAGATGCTTTAGTAACCAAACGTAATGGTGTTTGGGAGAAAACTTCTACTGAAGAATATATTGCAAAATCTAATGCTATTTCTCGTGCGCTATTGCGAATGGGAATTCAGAAAGATGATAAAATTGCCTTAATTACTTCAAATAACAGAACCGAGTGGCATATCATGGATATTGGTATTTTACAAACTGGTGCACAAACCGTTCCTGTCTACCCTACTATATCTGAGGAAGATTACGAATATGTTTTAAACCATAGTGGTAGTAGTTATTGTTTTGTTTCTGATAAAGAAGTATTAAACAAAGTATTGGCTATCAAACAAAATGTACCTACGCTAAAAGATGTTTTTACTTTTGATGAAATAGCTGGTGCCAAAAACTGGTCTCTTTTATTGACTGAAGGGGCAGACGAAAGCAATCAAAGCGAAGTTGAAGCTAGAAAAGATAGTATTGCTACAGATGATTTAGCCACAATTATATATACATCAGGAACAACTGGACGTCCTAAAGGAGTGATGCTTTCGCACAAAAATATTGTTTCAAATGTTTTAGATAGTGCTCCTAGAATTCCTTTTGAACCAGGTCTGAGTATCGCATTAAGCTTCCTTCCTATTTGTCACATTTTTGAAAGAATGGTATTATACATTTATCAATATTATGGCATTTCGGTATATTTTGGAGAATCTATTGATAAGTTAAGTGATAACTTAAAAGAAGTTAGACCAAATGTAATTACGGCTGTTCCTAGACTTCTTGAAAAAGTATACGATAAAATTTATGCTAAAGGGGGAGAATTAACTGGCGTAAAAAAGAAATTATTTTTCTGGGCTATTGATTTAGGCCTAAGATACGAACCAAACGGAGCCAATGGCTTTTGGTATGAGTTTCAATTAAAAATAGCACGTAAATTAATTTTCAGTAAATGGAAAGAAGGTTTAGGTGGAAATATCGATTTAATGGTTTCTGGAAGTGCAGCTTTACAACCAAGATTAACACGCGTTTTTGCAGCTGCTGGAATCCCAGTTATGGAAGGATACGGACTATCTGAAACTTCGCCTGTAATATCTGTAAATGATACTAGAAATAGAGGTTTCAAAATTGGAACTGTTGGAAAACCAATCCAGAATGTAGAGGTTAAAATTGCCGAAGATGGTGAAATTCTTTGCAAAGGACCTAACGTAATGTTGGGCTACTACAAAGATCCAGAAAAAACGGCTGAAGCATTACAAGATGGTTATTTCCATACGGGAGATATCGGTGAAATTGATAGCGAAGGTTTCCTTAAAATCACAGATCGTAAAAAAGAAATGTTCAAAACTTCGGGAGGTAAATACATTGCCCCTCAGATGATTGAAAACATGATGAAACAATCTCGTTTTATCGAACAAATTATGGTGATCGGTGAAGGCGAAAAAATGCCAGCTGCTTTTATTCAACCAAACTTTGAGTTTGTAAAAGAATGGGCTAAAATTCACAAAATAGATTTAGGAGATTCTAATAATGATATCATTACAAACGTACAAGTTATCAAACGTGTCAATGAAGAAGTTGATAGTGTAAATGAAAAATTTGGACATTGGGAAAAAATCAAACGTTTTGAACTTACTCCTGATGTTTGGTCTATCGACGGTGGACAATTAACTCCAACTTTAAAACTGAAACGTAAAATAATCAAAGAAATTTACGCTCCTCTTTATAAGAAAATCTACGGCGAATAA
- a CDS encoding PaaI family thioesterase, protein MNFNKEQILERCNQFSRNTLMQTLKIEYIDAGEDFLVAKMPVNPAVHQPMGLLHGGASVALAESVGSAASFFYINPELQEVRGIEIAANHLKSIREGFVYGTARIIHKGRSLHLWEIKITDEEGNLVSLCKLTNMVLDRKKS, encoded by the coding sequence ATGAATTTTAATAAAGAACAAATATTGGAGCGTTGCAATCAGTTTTCTAGAAACACCTTGATGCAAACGCTAAAAATTGAATATATAGATGCTGGAGAAGATTTTTTAGTAGCCAAAATGCCTGTAAATCCTGCTGTTCATCAGCCTATGGGATTATTACACGGAGGTGCATCTGTTGCACTTGCAGAAAGTGTTGGTAGTGCAGCATCTTTTTTTTATATAAATCCTGAATTACAAGAAGTACGCGGTATCGAAATAGCAGCAAATCATTTAAAAAGCATTCGTGAGGGATTTGTTTATGGAACAGCACGAATTATTCATAAAGGAAGAAGCTTGCATCTTTGGGAAATTAAAATTACGGATGAAGAGGGTAATTTGGTTTCGCTTTGCAAATTGACGAATATGGTTTTGGATAGAAAGAAAAGCTAA
- a CDS encoding T9SS type A sorting domain-containing protein, giving the protein MIQEAISVSNLPKGLYVIKVTNKKKTFIKNITIN; this is encoded by the coding sequence ATAATACAAGAAGCTATAAGCGTAAGCAATCTCCCGAAAGGTTTATATGTAATAAAAGTAACAAATAAGAAAAAAACGTTCATTAAAAATATAACAATCAACTAA